In the genome of Coraliomargarita algicola, one region contains:
- a CDS encoding nuclease-related domain-containing protein: MISPEEFKKACGKFDLKKCKSLLDGVSIDEKTLIPTFIEKHVRLSGCLIKKSHSKEKQALQQKFITYCRSEISKSNDSKLISRFDQHIIEAAIVERGYQEILKTLKETPAGKLPPNDQVWAAIGRAVREIQLVLEQSTGAFSANEGILDVMSPVITGADGERHNPDSIINNVTHALGDTILMLAYENGWISNQKLVIPNIVMSDEDSLLKSGTTAYLGMVWKVLKTSEEQLRYFGGELNPGRIKALDHKQTQQDIEAFIFDLESEDALIEEIANERLKRAQLSYAMSLEFETDAYDKISKSTSKVPLAPNGYISRDEILTFLTIGDLFCYPVESDKEIFNGLSLKHWIRGYAVLKEKLLKKDESSPLELRTFTTTELTEVLEQYGLSSKQANNFIETLRFSPSRNDLFNTPLLRGSDDAWHFFAPAYVGANLSEIIISLLSANGIQIKSKGKQFEKNTLDLLTEHGLNAKTFNYTLGDEQFECDAVFIWNEKLFVVECKNYGLSGMNTISSYYFSLKMKDARKQVQRISRQLNENSEIVKRHLGENAKWSETVSIVLNAMPWSVGKVDGTYFYDSSALRKFFNEGHVSFEMPIRLNDKVVVKRRHKVSLWAGEEPTSHDFLHQLNNPIQVEALKGEWEWGFDPQLPLLSKNLAIVRPFWKRKDPDHRRTLKAYGLSDQEISDLLENFNEVHANAMKLKAKYSDECKKDGEE; the protein is encoded by the coding sequence ATGATTAGTCCCGAAGAATTCAAAAAAGCATGCGGTAAGTTTGACCTTAAAAAATGTAAATCCTTATTGGATGGTGTATCTATAGATGAAAAAACATTAATCCCTACTTTCATAGAAAAACATGTCCGTCTATCTGGTTGTTTAATTAAAAAGAGTCACTCTAAGGAAAAACAAGCCCTACAACAAAAGTTTATTACGTATTGCCGCTCGGAAATTTCAAAGAGCAATGACTCTAAGTTAATTTCGCGATTCGATCAGCATATTATTGAGGCAGCAATTGTTGAACGCGGATATCAGGAGATCCTAAAAACATTAAAAGAAACACCCGCGGGAAAACTACCTCCAAATGATCAAGTTTGGGCCGCAATAGGTCGCGCCGTCCGAGAGATCCAACTCGTGCTAGAACAAAGCACAGGAGCCTTCTCAGCTAACGAAGGCATACTTGACGTCATGTCACCTGTAATAACTGGGGCAGATGGCGAAAGACACAACCCTGATTCAATAATAAACAATGTAACTCATGCGCTAGGCGATACGATTTTAATGCTCGCATACGAAAATGGCTGGATAAGTAACCAAAAGTTAGTTATCCCAAACATTGTAATGAGTGATGAAGATTCACTCTTAAAATCAGGAACGACCGCTTACTTAGGCATGGTTTGGAAAGTATTAAAAACCAGTGAAGAGCAACTTAGATACTTTGGTGGAGAACTAAATCCAGGAAGGATAAAAGCACTCGATCACAAACAGACGCAACAGGACATCGAAGCATTTATTTTCGATCTGGAATCTGAAGATGCTTTGATCGAGGAGATTGCCAATGAGCGCTTAAAAAGAGCTCAACTAAGTTATGCCATGTCACTAGAATTTGAGACTGATGCTTACGATAAAATTTCAAAATCAACATCAAAAGTTCCCCTAGCGCCAAATGGTTACATTTCCAGAGACGAAATTCTGACGTTTCTCACTATAGGTGATTTATTCTGCTATCCAGTTGAAAGTGATAAAGAAATATTCAATGGATTATCCTTAAAACACTGGATTCGAGGTTATGCAGTGTTGAAAGAAAAACTGCTCAAAAAGGATGAGTCATCACCATTAGAGTTAAGAACATTTACAACCACTGAACTAACGGAGGTTCTTGAACAATATGGCCTTTCATCCAAACAAGCCAATAACTTCATTGAAACCCTAAGATTTTCACCTAGTCGCAATGATCTGTTTAATACTCCTCTACTGCGAGGTTCAGACGACGCATGGCACTTCTTCGCACCAGCTTATGTCGGTGCCAACTTGAGTGAAATAATAATATCTCTCCTGTCTGCGAATGGAATACAGATAAAATCCAAAGGGAAACAATTTGAAAAAAACACCTTAGATCTCCTAACCGAGCATGGGTTGAATGCTAAGACCTTTAATTACACTTTAGGCGATGAACAATTTGAATGTGATGCAGTGTTTATATGGAATGAAAAGCTGTTTGTTGTTGAATGCAAAAACTACGGCTTATCGGGAATGAATACGATATCTTCATATTATTTTTCATTAAAAATGAAAGATGCGAGAAAACAAGTTCAACGAATTAGTCGGCAACTCAATGAGAATTCGGAAATTGTAAAACGCCACCTTGGTGAGAATGCTAAATGGTCCGAAACGGTATCTATCGTCCTAAACGCGATGCCATGGTCAGTTGGAAAAGTTGACGGAACATATTTTTATGACTCATCCGCGCTTAGGAAGTTTTTTAACGAAGGTCATGTATCCTTCGAAATGCCAATTCGGCTTAACGACAAAGTAGTAGTCAAGCGAAGGCACAAAGTCAGCTTATGGGCTGGAGAAGAACCAACTTCTCATGATTTTTTGCATCAACTAAATAACCCGATTCAAGTAGAAGCACTGAAAGGCGAATGGGAGTGGGGATTTGATCCACAACTCCCGTTATTATCAAAAAACCTAGCGATCGTGCGCCCATTTTGGAAACGCAAAGACCCTGATCACAGGCGCACTTTAAAAGCATATGGTTTGAGCGATCAGGAAATTTCGGATCTACTAGAAAATTTCAATGAAGTGCATGCAAATGCAATGAAATTGAAAGCCAAGTATTCCGATGAGTGCAAAAAGGACGGGGAAGAATGA
- a CDS encoding type I restriction-modification system subunit M N-terminal domain-containing protein, translated as MSQDPSQNIVSKVWNYAHVLKNAGVGYGDYVEQITYLLFLKLAEERKELGYDNPIPDDYQWPQLTQRSGDDLEVHYRHTLESLGKEAGLVGVIFRKAQNEPKWGHVVTFAVTPIK; from the coding sequence ATGTCCCAAGACCCCTCACAAAACATCGTCTCCAAAGTCTGGAACTACGCGCACGTGCTCAAAAACGCGGGCGTCGGCTATGGCGACTACGTGGAGCAAATCACCTATCTGCTCTTCCTCAAACTCGCGGAAGAGCGCAAAGAGTTGGGCTATGACAACCCGATCCCGGACGACTACCAATGGCCGCAATTGACGCAGCGCAGCGGTGACGATCTGGAAGTCCACTATCGGCACACACTTGAATCGCTCGGCAAAGAAGCGGGCCTCGTCGGCGTGATCTTTCGCAAGGCACAGAATGAACCAAAATGGGGTCACGTCGTTACCTTTGCAGTCACGCCCATTAAGTAA